In Alkalihalobacillus sp. FSL W8-0930, a single window of DNA contains:
- a CDS encoding PLP-dependent aminotransferase family protein: MRYAFSKRVRHLQSSAVRDILKVVGNGDVISFAGGLPADDLFPVEAIEQAFSRAFASGRQSLQYIETEGYRPLRELVVERMSRKDITGFTANDVLLTTGSQQAIDLFSRVMFSPGDIVLTEDPTYLAALQVFQSYEAEAVAVESDDEGMIEEDLEAKLRNLRPKCIYVVPTFSNPAGKVWSLERRRMLVRLAHKYNCLILEDDPYGDIQFNQNETYTPIAALDDGSRVLYTSTFSKTAVPALRTGWIVGPFQVIRMMAQAKQANDLHSNSLSQQAIYQLCTHFDFDGHIQGVTNLYRQRRDVMVDCIRQSNLPNVHFVEPKGGMFLWIELDERVNTTSMLTEAVKKGVAYVPGAPFYAGVPKTNTMRLNFTHATDEEIKKGIHLLSDVFSHSDDQVKTVI, from the coding sequence ATGAGATACGCTTTTTCTAAACGGGTAAGACATTTACAATCGTCTGCAGTACGAGATATTTTAAAGGTCGTGGGAAATGGAGATGTGATTTCATTTGCTGGAGGTCTACCAGCTGATGATTTATTTCCAGTGGAAGCGATTGAGCAAGCATTTTCTCGTGCGTTTGCATCGGGGAGACAATCATTGCAGTATATAGAGACAGAGGGGTATCGCCCTTTACGTGAACTTGTTGTGGAACGGATGAGTCGAAAAGACATTACAGGATTCACAGCGAATGATGTGTTACTTACGACAGGATCCCAGCAGGCCATTGATTTGTTTTCAAGAGTCATGTTCAGTCCGGGAGATATCGTTTTAACAGAAGATCCAACCTATCTTGCAGCCCTTCAAGTGTTTCAGTCGTACGAAGCAGAAGCTGTTGCTGTTGAATCAGACGATGAGGGAATGATTGAGGAGGACCTAGAAGCAAAGCTCCGTAATTTAAGACCAAAGTGTATCTATGTGGTTCCTACATTTTCAAATCCTGCTGGAAAGGTTTGGTCGCTTGAACGCCGGAGAATGCTTGTTAGGCTAGCTCACAAATATAACTGTTTAATCTTAGAGGATGATCCTTATGGAGACATTCAATTTAATCAAAACGAAACGTATACTCCCATCGCCGCGTTAGACGATGGATCAAGAGTATTGTATACAAGTACCTTTTCAAAAACAGCGGTCCCTGCACTTCGAACAGGCTGGATTGTCGGTCCCTTCCAGGTCATTCGCATGATGGCACAAGCAAAGCAGGCGAATGACCTACATTCCAATTCACTGTCTCAGCAAGCGATCTATCAGCTATGTACACACTTTGACTTTGATGGTCACATTCAAGGTGTAACCAATCTCTATAGACAAAGAAGAGATGTGATGGTGGACTGTATTAGACAGTCGAACCTACCGAATGTCCATTTTGTTGAACCAAAAGGAGGCATGTTCCTTTGGATTGAGCTTGATGAACGAGTAAACACAACGTCCATGCTTACCGAAGCAGTTAAAAAAGGAGTGGCTTATGTTCCGGGAGCTCCTTTCTATGCAGGTGTCCCAAAAACAAATACAATGCGATTAAACTTTACACATGCAACAGACGAGGAAATAAAAAAAGGCATTCATCTACTATCAGATGTGTTTTCACACTCAGATGATCAAGTAAAAACGGTTATTTAA
- the htpX gene encoding zinc metalloprotease HtpX: MHLYQQISHNKRKTIFIVTGFVLFVLAVGAAITYLYIGDYISGLILAALLGGGYTLIMLLSSTNVVMKMNHAREIRNSDDHAYLWNTVDSLSMVAQIPKPRVFIINDQSPNAFATGTSPKKAAVAVTTGLLDQLNREELEGVIAHEIAHVRNYDIRLATVAIALVSVIAILSDIGARSMYYGRARGNRDNKQNGIIMILSLLLIIISPLVATLIQLAISRNREFLADATAAELTRNPHALANALRKITNSSAPVKEASSTSASLYFADPLKKKAASLFSTHPQPEARIKRLESM; this comes from the coding sequence ATGCATTTATATCAACAGATCAGTCATAATAAACGTAAAACCATTTTTATCGTAACTGGATTTGTGCTATTTGTTCTTGCAGTAGGGGCTGCCATTACCTACCTCTATATAGGCGATTACATTAGTGGTCTCATTTTGGCTGCTCTGCTTGGCGGAGGATACACCCTTATCATGCTCCTTAGTAGTACAAATGTTGTGATGAAGATGAATCATGCAAGAGAGATCCGAAATTCAGATGATCATGCGTATTTGTGGAATACAGTAGACAGTCTTTCTATGGTTGCACAAATTCCAAAACCAAGAGTATTCATTATTAACGATCAAAGTCCAAATGCTTTTGCGACAGGAACCTCCCCTAAAAAAGCAGCCGTGGCTGTGACAACAGGATTACTCGATCAATTAAACAGAGAAGAACTTGAAGGTGTCATTGCGCATGAAATTGCTCATGTACGAAACTATGACATCCGGTTAGCCACTGTTGCCATTGCTTTAGTATCCGTTATTGCTATTTTAAGCGATATCGGAGCACGTTCTATGTACTATGGGCGCGCTAGAGGAAATAGAGACAACAAACAAAATGGTATCATCATGATCTTATCTCTTCTCCTTATCATTATTTCGCCACTTGTGGCTACACTAATTCAACTGGCCATTTCAAGGAATCGTGAATTTCTGGCCGATGCAACGGCTGCAGAGCTTACACGAAACCCACATGCACTCGCAAATGCATTAAGAAAAATTACAAACTCCTCTGCTCCTGTGAAAGAAGCTTCAAGTACATCTGCTTCCTTATATTTTGCGGATCCATTAAAAAAGAAAGCAGCAAGTTTGTTTTCTACTCACCCACAGCCTGAGGCGCGAATAAAACGATTAGAATCGATGTAG
- a CDS encoding ABC transporter ATP-binding protein: MEQTTKKSRFHYPVEQIIEKPFNWMQMTRLFGYMKPYAKTLLPKTIIAMFISTLVRLAIPIFIGVYALDYGISSNDVSFMFVLAGIVFGMYILSYVANYYRIRWMNELGQHIIYDIRSDLFKHIQRLSHRFFDKRSAGSILVRVINDINSLQDLFTNGVVNLLMDIVMLIGIVIILFTLSPQLALAILIVLPIMFFISTKLRRKIRRAWQVVRIRQSRLNSHLNESIQGIRVTQAYAQEKENMEFFDTVNTDNYESWRQASRMNAMFRPFVEMASALGGAILIWYGAYLIQGNDPAITIGVFVSFAFYLGMFWEPISRLGQVYNQLLVGMASSERIFEFLDEKPSVPEKPDAKPLKDVKGELVFEHVEFAYDSNRKALDDINLTFEAGKTIALVGHTGSGKSTIVNLMSRFYDPTKGRIFLDGVDLKDLKLNELRTNVSYVLQDTFIFAGTIMENIRFGNVRATDEEVIEAAKAIGADTFISKLEKGYHTEVEEQGNVLSVGERQLLSFARALLADPRILILDEATASIDTETELIIQKGLKRLLHNRTAIMIAHRLSTIRDSDQIIVLEQGNVIEQGTHQQLMNHEGKYYNLVKSQYAALEK; the protein is encoded by the coding sequence TTGGAACAAACAACCAAAAAATCGCGGTTTCATTATCCGGTAGAGCAAATCATTGAAAAACCATTTAACTGGATGCAGATGACAAGACTGTTCGGATATATGAAGCCTTATGCCAAAACCCTGCTCCCAAAAACGATTATTGCCATGTTCATTTCGACGCTTGTTCGACTTGCAATTCCGATTTTTATCGGCGTATATGCGCTTGATTACGGTATTTCAAGTAATGACGTTTCGTTTATGTTTGTGCTAGCAGGGATTGTTTTTGGGATGTACATTTTGTCATATGTCGCTAACTATTATCGGATTCGCTGGATGAACGAGCTTGGTCAGCATATTATCTATGACATTCGGTCAGACTTATTTAAGCATATCCAAAGGCTTTCACATCGCTTTTTTGATAAGCGTTCAGCAGGATCCATACTTGTACGTGTCATCAATGATATCAATTCGCTTCAGGATTTGTTTACAAACGGTGTAGTCAATTTATTAATGGATATTGTGATGCTGATAGGGATTGTCATTATCCTATTTACATTAAGTCCACAGCTGGCACTAGCCATCTTAATTGTGCTACCAATTATGTTCTTTATCTCAACTAAGCTTCGTCGGAAAATCCGTCGCGCCTGGCAAGTAGTGCGTATCCGTCAATCCAGGCTGAACTCTCATCTAAATGAGAGCATTCAAGGAATCCGTGTGACACAAGCGTATGCGCAAGAAAAAGAGAACATGGAATTCTTTGATACAGTTAACACAGATAACTATGAGAGCTGGAGACAGGCTTCACGAATGAATGCTATGTTTAGACCATTTGTTGAAATGGCAAGTGCACTTGGTGGCGCCATTCTTATATGGTACGGTGCTTATTTAATTCAAGGGAACGACCCTGCCATTACAATTGGTGTCTTCGTTTCATTTGCCTTCTACTTAGGAATGTTCTGGGAGCCGATCTCAAGACTTGGGCAAGTGTATAACCAGCTATTAGTTGGAATGGCTTCGTCTGAGCGAATCTTTGAATTTCTTGATGAAAAACCATCTGTACCTGAGAAGCCAGATGCAAAGCCACTTAAAGATGTAAAAGGTGAGCTTGTGTTTGAACATGTTGAATTTGCATATGATTCGAATCGAAAAGCACTAGACGACATCAATTTAACGTTTGAAGCAGGGAAAACGATTGCCTTAGTTGGGCATACGGGTTCAGGAAAATCAACGATTGTTAATTTAATGAGTCGTTTCTATGATCCAACGAAAGGAAGAATTTTCCTTGATGGAGTGGATCTTAAAGATCTAAAACTCAATGAGCTTCGTACAAACGTCAGTTATGTTCTTCAGGATACCTTTATCTTTGCAGGAACGATTATGGAGAATATCCGTTTCGGTAATGTGCGGGCGACAGATGAAGAAGTGATTGAAGCGGCAAAAGCAATTGGTGCAGACACCTTTATCTCGAAGCTTGAAAAAGGCTACCATACAGAGGTTGAGGAGCAAGGGAATGTGTTGTCAGTTGGGGAAAGACAGCTACTGTCATTTGCCAGAGCGCTTCTTGCAGACCCACGCATTTTAATTTTGGATGAAGCCACAGCGAGTATCGATACAGAAACTGAGTTAATCATTCAAAAAGGTCTGAAACGCCTGCTTCATAATCGAACAGCCATCATGATCGCCCATCGCTTATCAACCATCCGCGATTCCGATCAAATTATTGTCTTAGAGCAAGGAAATGTGATTGAACAAGGTACACACCAACAATTAATGAACCATGAAGGCAAGTACTACAACCTTGTTAAATCACAATACGCAGCATTAGAGAAGTAA
- the ugpC gene encoding sn-glycerol-3-phosphate ABC transporter ATP-binding protein UgpC, translating to MAEISLENIYKIYDGDVTAVTDFNLSIEDKEFIVFVGPSGCGKSTTLRMIAGLEDISKGDLHIGDKRMNDVAPKDRDIAMVFQNYALYPHMNVYDNMAFGLKLRKFKKDEIDKRVKNAAQILGLTEMLDRKPKAMSGGQRQRVALGRAIVRDPQVFLMDEPLSNLDAKLRVQMRAEITKLHKRLQTTTIYVTHDQTEAMTMATRIVIMKDGLIQQVGSPKEVYDNPENVFVGGFIGSPSMNFLTGRLNGDQFVVGDISLKVPEGKLKTLREKGYADKEIILGVRPEDVHDELLFLQSSPDTKLNAVIDVAELTGAETVLYSSVNGQELVARVDSRTDISSGQKLDLALDLNKCHFFDADNEQRIR from the coding sequence ATGGCAGAGATTAGCTTAGAAAATATCTATAAAATATACGATGGTGATGTAACAGCCGTAACGGATTTCAACTTAAGTATTGAAGATAAAGAATTTATCGTATTTGTTGGTCCATCTGGTTGTGGGAAATCAACAACACTTCGAATGATTGCTGGACTTGAAGATATTTCAAAAGGTGACCTTCATATTGGAGACAAACGTATGAATGATGTCGCTCCAAAAGATCGTGATATCGCGATGGTATTCCAAAACTATGCCTTATATCCACATATGAATGTATACGATAATATGGCTTTTGGATTAAAGCTACGTAAGTTTAAAAAGGATGAGATCGATAAGCGAGTGAAAAATGCCGCTCAAATCCTAGGACTAACTGAAATGCTTGACCGTAAGCCAAAAGCTATGTCAGGTGGTCAGCGTCAGCGGGTTGCCTTGGGACGCGCCATTGTACGTGATCCACAAGTATTCTTAATGGATGAGCCGCTTTCAAACCTTGATGCAAAGCTTCGTGTTCAGATGAGAGCAGAGATCACAAAGCTTCACAAACGCCTACAAACAACAACAATCTATGTAACGCATGACCAAACAGAGGCTATGACAATGGCCACACGGATTGTTATTATGAAGGACGGATTGATTCAACAGGTCGGTTCACCAAAAGAAGTATACGATAACCCTGAGAATGTATTCGTTGGCGGATTCATCGGTTCCCCTTCTATGAACTTCTTAACTGGTCGTCTAAATGGAGATCAATTCGTTGTTGGAGATATCTCTCTTAAAGTACCTGAAGGCAAACTAAAAACACTTCGTGAAAAAGGCTATGCTGATAAAGAAATCATTCTTGGCGTAAGACCTGAGGATGTACATGATGAGTTGTTATTCTTACAATCTTCACCTGATACAAAGCTAAATGCTGTTATTGATGTTGCTGAGTTAACTGGTGCAGAAACAGTTCTTTACTCAAGCGTAAACGGGCAAGAGCTTGTAGCTAGAGTTGATTCTAGAACAGATATTTCTTCTGGTCAAAAGCTTGATCTAGCTCTTGACTTAAACAAATGTCATTTCTTTGATGCAGATAACGAGCAACGTATTCGTTAA
- a CDS encoding PspA/IM30 family protein — translation MFRFFSRVRTIVSSELNSLLNKAEDPGKMLDQFIYDMENDIQEVEAAVAKQIASEKLLKKQLDESLEAVTKREEQAMVALESGDEDLARRVLEEKSKQETQANSLQMSHNEATKLSSELKDKLREMKDELREMTMKKDSLKARNESAQARAKVNRSLSGMNSGAKSGFDRMEEKVMRSEAEAESSEELRSINKTLDDDLAALTTKSKVDSELEQLKAKMAGKQTNE, via the coding sequence ATGTTTCGTTTCTTTTCTCGCGTTCGTACCATTGTTTCATCAGAACTAAATTCTTTATTAAATAAAGCAGAAGACCCGGGCAAAATGCTCGATCAGTTTATTTATGACATGGAAAATGATATTCAAGAGGTTGAAGCTGCGGTCGCAAAACAGATTGCAAGTGAAAAGCTATTGAAAAAACAATTAGACGAATCCTTAGAAGCCGTTACTAAGCGTGAAGAACAAGCGATGGTGGCACTTGAATCTGGAGATGAAGATCTAGCACGCAGAGTACTTGAGGAGAAATCAAAACAGGAAACACAGGCTAACAGTCTACAAATGTCCCATAATGAAGCAACAAAACTGTCATCAGAGCTTAAAGATAAACTGCGTGAAATGAAGGATGAGCTTCGTGAAATGACAATGAAGAAAGACTCCTTAAAAGCACGTAACGAAAGTGCTCAAGCTCGTGCTAAGGTAAATCGTTCTCTTTCTGGAATGAATTCTGGTGCAAAAAGTGGATTTGACCGCATGGAGGAAAAAGTGATGCGGAGTGAAGCAGAGGCAGAGTCTTCTGAAGAACTAAGAAGTATTAATAAAACACTGGATGACGATCTTGCTGCTCTCACCACAAAAAGTAAGGTTGATAGTGAATTAGAACAGCTAAAAGCAAAAATGGCTGGGAAACAAACCAACGAATAA
- a CDS encoding alpha/beta-type small acid-soluble spore protein, translated as MANNNSNSNDLLVPGVQQALDQMKYEIASEFGVTLGADTTARANGSVGGEITKRLVQAAEQQLGGYQR; from the coding sequence ATGGCTAACAACAACAGCAATTCTAATGACCTTCTTGTACCTGGAGTACAACAGGCTCTAGATCAAATGAAATACGAAATCGCTTCTGAGTTTGGAGTAACTCTTGGAGCTGACACAACTGCTCGTGCAAACGGTTCAGTTGGTGGTGAAATCACTAAACGTTTAGTACAAGCTGCTGAACAACAACTTGGTGGATACCAACGTTAA
- a CDS encoding ABC transporter ATP-binding protein → MDTFKRLSRFYLPDKKLFIWSLIALAAVSGLTVLYPIILQYTIDTAVVGGEYGMIPYLALGFIGIMALKGGAVYIHQYLGDMFGVKSVYRLRNSLYEKLQFLPFRYYDNAKTGDLMSRLTADVEAFRFFLSFGCAQLVNLVLLIGFSMAVMFFYSVPLALATMAMMPLLVFVVIRFDKRVHPAFRGIRKSLAQLNTKVQENVSGMQTVKALSQEDEEISRFSGKNEDYRSKHLHVAKIWGTYFPLMELVGNLSAVILLAFGGYLTITGSLTPGELVAFFSLVAYITGPIMGLGFIINTFSQSKASGERLLEVLDEAERPDGSGTEQTKRLVGEVEFKHVTAQYDSKNKPAVTDINFSATQGKTIGLVGATGSGKSTIIQLLLRFYEKQSGEILIDGRPIEQYTLKELRRNIGVVLQQTFLFSSTIRDNLSYGNPDATMDEIIEAAKRADAHDFIENLPNGYETVLGEKGLGLSGGQKQRIAIARAIIMNPSILILDDATSAVDMQTEVKIQKAFKEVMKGRTTFIIAHRISSVKHADEIIVLDSGEVSERGTHEELLQNREGIYRRIYDIQNQDQQHVLQRA, encoded by the coding sequence ATGGATACGTTTAAAAGACTGTCTCGATTTTACTTACCAGATAAAAAGCTTTTTATTTGGTCATTGATCGCGTTAGCTGCTGTCTCGGGATTAACGGTGTTGTATCCAATTATTTTACAGTACACAATTGACACGGCTGTTGTTGGTGGGGAATATGGAATGATTCCATATCTTGCTTTAGGCTTTATAGGCATTATGGCTTTAAAAGGGGGAGCCGTCTATATTCATCAATATTTAGGAGATATGTTTGGCGTAAAGTCCGTCTATCGTCTCCGAAATTCGCTTTATGAGAAGCTTCAATTTTTACCTTTCCGATACTATGACAATGCAAAAACAGGAGATCTCATGTCCCGTTTAACGGCTGACGTGGAAGCGTTTCGTTTTTTCCTTTCGTTCGGCTGTGCGCAGCTTGTCAACCTCGTGCTATTGATTGGATTTAGTATGGCGGTAATGTTCTTCTATTCCGTTCCTCTAGCTTTAGCCACTATGGCGATGATGCCACTTCTTGTGTTTGTGGTCATTCGGTTTGACAAGCGTGTCCATCCAGCTTTTAGAGGGATTCGTAAATCGCTTGCTCAACTTAATACAAAGGTTCAAGAAAATGTGAGTGGAATGCAAACGGTAAAAGCGTTATCACAGGAAGACGAAGAAATTTCACGATTCTCTGGAAAGAACGAAGATTACCGCAGTAAGCATCTTCACGTCGCTAAAATTTGGGGAACCTATTTTCCGTTAATGGAGCTTGTTGGGAACCTGTCCGCTGTTATTCTGCTTGCTTTTGGTGGATATCTCACTATTACGGGATCTCTAACACCAGGTGAACTAGTCGCTTTCTTTAGTTTAGTTGCTTACATTACTGGTCCGATTATGGGACTTGGGTTTATTATCAATACATTTTCTCAATCAAAAGCTTCAGGTGAACGTTTACTTGAGGTGCTTGATGAAGCAGAAAGACCAGATGGTTCAGGAACTGAACAAACAAAACGTTTAGTTGGTGAAGTTGAATTCAAACACGTGACGGCTCAATATGATTCAAAGAATAAGCCAGCAGTCACCGACATTAATTTTAGTGCAACACAAGGAAAAACAATTGGATTGGTTGGAGCAACAGGCTCAGGGAAGTCAACAATCATTCAATTGCTGCTTCGTTTTTATGAGAAGCAATCTGGAGAGATCCTCATTGATGGACGCCCAATTGAACAATATACATTAAAAGAATTAAGACGAAATATCGGTGTGGTTCTTCAACAAACCTTCCTGTTCTCATCGACGATCCGAGATAATCTGTCTTATGGGAATCCAGATGCAACGATGGATGAAATTATTGAAGCAGCCAAACGAGCCGATGCTCATGACTTTATTGAAAACCTCCCTAATGGATATGAAACGGTGCTTGGTGAAAAAGGGCTCGGGCTATCCGGTGGACAAAAGCAACGGATTGCGATTGCACGTGCGATTATCATGAACCCAAGTATTCTCATTTTAGATGACGCAACAAGTGCGGTTGATATGCAAACGGAAGTGAAGATTCAAAAAGCCTTTAAAGAAGTAATGAAAGGTCGAACAACATTTATCATTGCGCACCGTATCTCATCCGTTAAACATGCAGATGAAATCATTGTGCTTGATAGTGGAGAAGTGAGTGAACGCGGGACGCATGAAGAACTTCTGCAAAACCGCGAAGGGATCTACCGTAGAATTTATGATATCCAAAATCAGGACCAGCAACATGTGTTGCAACGGGCGTAA
- the galE gene encoding UDP-glucose 4-epimerase GalE — protein MTILVTGGAGYIGSHTVLYLLDKGEDVVVVDNLTKGHLEALQGATLYEGNLLDGEFLDKVFTEQQIDAVIHFAADSLVGESVAEPLKYYHNNVIGTHSLLTKMVEHNVKNIVFSSTAATYGEPEQVPIVETLPTNPTNPYGETKLAIEKMLKWSDQAYGLKSVCLRYFNAAGADPEGRIGEDHDPESHLIPIVLQTALGQREQVQVFGDDYDTEDGSCIRDYIHVMDLADAHFLAVKKLMNDRTSSIYNLGIGQGFSVKQVIDVCREVTQRDIPAAVAPRRAGDPAVLIASPEKAKTELSWEPKYTKLQDIVKHAWSWHSAHPNGYND, from the coding sequence ATGACGATTTTAGTCACTGGTGGTGCTGGTTATATTGGTAGCCATACCGTTCTTTATCTGTTAGATAAGGGAGAAGACGTTGTTGTTGTTGATAATCTAACAAAAGGACATCTAGAAGCTTTGCAAGGTGCTACTTTATATGAAGGAAATCTTCTAGATGGAGAATTTCTTGATAAAGTATTCACAGAGCAGCAAATTGATGCAGTGATTCACTTTGCCGCTGATTCATTGGTAGGCGAAAGTGTTGCGGAGCCATTGAAGTATTACCATAATAACGTAATTGGTACACATTCGCTTCTTACAAAAATGGTAGAGCACAACGTGAAAAATATTGTGTTCTCCTCAACGGCAGCAACGTACGGAGAGCCTGAACAGGTTCCGATCGTTGAAACGCTGCCAACGAATCCAACCAATCCGTATGGTGAAACAAAGCTTGCTATTGAAAAGATGCTTAAGTGGTCTGATCAAGCGTATGGACTTAAATCTGTTTGTTTGCGTTACTTTAATGCAGCTGGTGCTGATCCAGAAGGACGAATTGGTGAAGATCATGATCCAGAATCTCATCTCATTCCGATTGTTCTTCAAACGGCTTTAGGTCAAAGAGAACAGGTTCAAGTGTTTGGTGATGACTATGACACAGAAGATGGATCTTGTATCCGTGACTATATCCACGTAATGGATCTTGCTGATGCTCATTTTTTAGCAGTGAAAAAGCTTATGAACGATCGAACAAGTTCCATTTATAATCTTGGAATTGGTCAAGGATTCTCTGTTAAACAAGTCATTGATGTATGTAGAGAAGTCACACAGCGTGACATACCGGCAGCTGTTGCACCTAGACGTGCGGGAGATCCTGCTGTATTAATTGCTTCTCCTGAAAAAGCAAAAACAGAGCTTTCTTGGGAACCGAAATATACAAAGTTACAAGACATTGTGAAACATGCATGGAGCTGGCATTCAGCTCACCCAAATGGATATAACGATTGA
- a CDS encoding LemA family protein, translated as MGFIIAGAIIVVIGLFWIMNYNGLIKLRGWKEEAWSQIDVQLKRRYDLIPNLVDTAKTYMKHEKETLAEIVKMRNQIVSPDLSREEQVQADNELSGTLRQFFSLTEAYPDLKANETFSKVHEDLVATENKVAYSKQLYNKTVMQYNNKVESFPSNLIASVHNFRKHGYLEASNEERQAVRVDFD; from the coding sequence ATGGGATTTATTATTGCAGGAGCTATTATTGTAGTCATTGGACTGTTTTGGATTATGAATTACAACGGATTAATCAAATTAAGAGGATGGAAAGAAGAGGCATGGTCGCAAATCGATGTGCAACTAAAAAGAAGATATGATCTAATCCCTAACTTGGTTGATACCGCCAAAACCTACATGAAGCATGAAAAAGAAACATTAGCTGAAATTGTAAAGATGCGAAATCAAATTGTTTCTCCTGATCTAAGTCGCGAAGAACAGGTTCAAGCGGATAATGAATTATCAGGAACATTAAGACAGTTTTTCTCTTTAACTGAAGCCTATCCTGACTTAAAAGCGAATGAGACATTCTCTAAAGTTCATGAGGATTTGGTTGCGACTGAAAACAAAGTTGCCTATTCAAAACAGCTTTACAACAAAACCGTCATGCAATATAACAACAAAGTTGAATCATTTCCAAGTAACCTTATCGCTTCCGTACACAACTTCCGCAAGCATGGTTACTTAGAAGCATCAAATGAAGAACGCCAAGCTGTTCGCGTTGATTTTGATTAA
- a CDS encoding SpoVR family protein yields the protein MSNDWKDLERAIAEITEIATGFGLDFYDMRYEICPAEIIYTIGAYGMPTRYSHWSFGKQFHKSKLQYDLGLSKIYELVINSDPCYAFLLDSNSLIQNKLIVAHVLAHCDFFKNNVRFSNTRRDMVESMSATSERIAHYEHLHGKEEVETFLDAVLAIQEHIDPSLLRPKLSWSLNEEEEKQFKSRSEYDDLWDLDGTKKAEPNSPIKKKLQFPPQPEKDILLFIEEYSRELEDWQRDVLTMMREEMLYFWPQLETKIMNEGWASYWHARILREMDLTTDETIEFAKLNAGVVQPSKTSINPYYLGLKIFENIEQEYDNPSEEMQRRQGVKPGSGREKMYEVREIESDISFIRNYLTKDLVMREDMYLFQKQGSDYKIIDKQWETVRDQLASSRVNGGFPYLSITDGDYLKNGELYITHSFEDTELDVSYLEKVMPYLYQLWGRPIHLQSQINDKPICFLFDGKKMQRKYI from the coding sequence GTGTCAAACGATTGGAAAGACTTAGAACGTGCCATTGCTGAGATTACGGAGATTGCAACTGGTTTTGGATTAGACTTTTACGACATGCGTTATGAGATCTGTCCTGCAGAAATTATATATACCATTGGAGCTTATGGCATGCCCACACGTTATAGTCACTGGTCCTTTGGAAAACAATTTCATAAAAGTAAGCTGCAATATGATTTAGGATTAAGTAAAATCTATGAGCTTGTTATTAACTCAGACCCTTGTTATGCATTTTTACTCGACAGTAATTCGCTGATTCAAAATAAACTCATTGTGGCGCATGTTCTAGCCCACTGTGATTTCTTCAAGAATAATGTCAGGTTTTCTAATACTAGACGAGATATGGTTGAAAGCATGAGCGCTACATCTGAACGTATTGCTCATTATGAACACTTGCATGGAAAAGAAGAGGTTGAAACCTTTCTGGATGCGGTACTAGCTATTCAAGAACATATTGATCCAAGTCTTTTGCGTCCAAAGTTATCTTGGTCTCTTAATGAAGAGGAAGAAAAGCAATTTAAAAGTAGAAGTGAGTACGATGACTTATGGGATTTAGACGGGACAAAGAAAGCAGAGCCAAATTCTCCTATAAAGAAGAAACTGCAATTCCCTCCTCAGCCAGAGAAGGATATTCTCTTATTCATTGAGGAGTACAGCCGTGAGCTTGAGGATTGGCAGCGTGATGTGCTCACGATGATGAGAGAAGAGATGCTTTATTTCTGGCCACAGCTTGAAACAAAAATTATGAATGAAGGCTGGGCTTCCTACTGGCATGCACGGATCTTAAGAGAAATGGATTTAACCACTGATGAGACCATAGAGTTTGCGAAGTTAAATGCAGGGGTGGTTCAACCTTCAAAAACCTCAATTAATCCCTATTATTTAGGATTAAAGATCTTCGAGAACATTGAACAAGAATACGATAACCCTAGTGAAGAGATGCAAAGGCGTCAAGGTGTAAAGCCGGGTAGTGGACGCGAGAAAATGTATGAAGTACGAGAAATTGAATCGGATATTTCCTTTATCCGAAATTATTTAACAAAAGATCTTGTGATGAGAGAGGATATGTATTTGTTTCAGAAGCAAGGAAGCGATTATAAAATAATTGATAAGCAGTGGGAAACGGTTCGCGATCAGCTTGCATCTTCCCGGGTAAACGGTGGGTTCCCTTATTTAAGCATTACAGACGGAGACTACTTAAAAAATGGGGAGCTGTATATTACACATAGTTTTGAAGACACAGAGCTTGATGTTTCATATTTAGAAAAAGTCATGCCTTATCTCTATCAGCTTTGGGGAAGACCTATTCATTTGCAGTCGCAAATTAACGATAAGCCGATTTGCTTCTTATTTGACGGGAAGAAAATGCAACGGAAATATATATAA